Genomic segment of Myxococcus stipitatus:
TGCGCTCCTGGCTCAACTTCGGGGCGGTGGGGGACCTGGTGGTCGTGGAGCAGCGTGGGTACACGCGGCGGGGCGAGATGTTGGAGGCCTCGACAGTGGCGTCGCCCTTGGACCGGCCGCTCACGGTGAAGGAGGATGCCGAGGCCATGCGTGCGTTGGCTCGGCGGGCCGTGGCGGAGAATCCGGACAAGGATTTGTCGGGCTATGACATCTCGGAGCTGGCCGCGGATGTGGACGCGGTGCGGCGTGCGCTGGGCTATTCGAAGATCAGCCTGTTTGGTGGGAGCTTCGGGTCGCAGTGGAGCCTGGCCTTGATGCGATTGCATCCGGAGACGGTGGTGCGCGCGGTGCTGTCCGGGGTGGAGCCGCTGAACAATGGCTATGACATGCCATCCCATGTCTTCGGGGCGCTCCAGCGCATCGCCTACGACGCGGACCGGGACGCGGGCCTTGCGCCCTATCGTCCCGAGGGCGGCTTGATGGAGGCCGTGCGCGTGTTGCACCGCCGCTTCGCTGCGGGGCCGGTGCGTGTGCAGGTTCGGGACAGCGCGGGACGGAGTCAGACGGTGGTCCTGGGGGCGGAGGACCTTCAGCTCGCGATGAACAGCCACACGCAGGAGGGCGAGCAGTGGCCGGCCTTCATCCTGTCGCTCTATCACGGGCACTACGAGGACTGGGCGCGCGACGTCATGGCCGAGCGGGCGGCGGGCAAGTCGAAGCTCATCGGTCCGCTGATTGACAGCAGCCTGGGTGTCACGGCGGAGCGTGAGCACCAGCTGCGGACGGATGCCGCGGTGGCGATGCTGGGGACGTGGAACTTCGAGGCGAACATCGCGTCCGCGTCCGACTGGCCGACGCGAGACATGGGGGATGCGCTGCGAAAGCCCGTGTCGAGCGCGATTCCCGTCCTGTTCGTGCATGGGGATTGGGACACGTCGACGCCCATCGACAACACGCTGGGGTTGTTGCCGTACTTCCCGAACGGGCACGTCATCCAGGTCCACCGAGGTGG
This window contains:
- a CDS encoding alpha/beta hydrolase; the encoded protein is MRTFLLSLLLALPSGALAEQPHKSGEVVIERGSVELEPGTRVNYEVGTLYVPESRRNPKSRLIGVGFARLKAPRPTGAPPVFWLPGGPGLSVLGSLLDDDAAGKGRLRSWLNFGAVGDLVVVEQRGYTRRGEMLEASTVASPLDRPLTVKEDAEAMRALARRAVAENPDKDLSGYDISELAADVDAVRRALGYSKISLFGGSFGSQWSLALMRLHPETVVRAVLSGVEPLNNGYDMPSHVFGALQRIAYDADRDAGLAPYRPEGGLMEAVRVLHRRFAAGPVRVQVRDSAGRSQTVVLGAEDLQLAMNSHTQEGEQWPAFILSLYHGHYEDWARDVMAERAAGKSKLIGPLIDSSLGVTAEREHQLRTDAAVAMLGTWNFEANIASASDWPTRDMGDALRKPVSSAIPVLFVHGDWDTSTPIDNTLGLLPYFPNGHVIQVHRGGHDGPFYLLRNEPAVKSAVYEFLKTGKTAGLPNEVTLPVPSFPLPSFAPPGAATKASAGTPTP